In the genome of Arvicola amphibius chromosome 2, mArvAmp1.2, whole genome shotgun sequence, the window GTTTAAAGGAATTTTCTTGGATAGATAAAAGCAAATATCTGAAAATCTACAGATTCCAGGGCACATGATCCCACAATTCTCTGTGTCCTTTTAAATCTCTGTCCTTAAACCTCATCTCTTGGTCTACATCTATGTTCAGACACATTCCTGCCTTGAGAATAGAATCCAATGAATGCAAATGATATCAACTTTCACTAGGTGAAGATGTGGAATGCAATATGAAATTCCCAACTCTGTTAGGAAACAGCACTCCATGAAGACTGCTTCCTCTTGCAGTGGACCATCTATGCCCTGCTGTGTTAGACAGCCTCAGGGCACAATGCACCTCTGCTTCCCCCGAAACTCTAACTAAGCTCCCATCCACGGTATTTCATCCGGGGAATAGGGAAGAGCACAAAACACAACCAAAACTCTACACATCCTATACTGTTTGTGACACGcttcaggagggagaagcagagaccatgagtTTTCTACACCAGAACTCCTGGAGATTTTAAAGTTAATCTGTATTGAATAGAAAGCATCATCTTGTATGTGACTAATAGAAAGGaagcacattttttaaacaactgCTACTTTTTTCCAtgcaaatgattttattttagtcTCACACAATCCTTTTCCAGTCCTGTGACATGAtgtcaaaaaaataagaaaacccgATTTAAAGAAATGACACATCAAGTCATGACTAGTTGGCAACTATCTAACCCCTGGTGGCTTTGTTTACTGTGACTTGCTGTCTCCAAGGATGACAGAGACACTTGATTAAATAGCAGATGCCATTGTTTAGTAAAATGCACTGACTTCACACCACACTTGTGAGTCTTTATTTCCACATGGTTCATCTCATACACATCGCAATAAATTCCTTTGCCGTAAGAAGGAAGTTGTTTTAAAGAACTTCCCTCTTGACTGGTCATCTGATCTTAGTAGGATCACATAGCACTTGGGAAGAAATATACAGGTCAATAAGCCAGCGTTGGAGGCCAGAATGGAAAGAATTTCCACAGTCACCATGGTTTTGCCTTTGGAGCTCAGGTAAGTGGGTATGAAGGAAATCCACACAACGCAGAAAACCAGCATGCTGAACATGATTATTTTTGCCTCATTGAAGCTATTTGGTAGCCTCCTTGCCAGAAAAGCAATAAGCAAGCTCAGAACTGCAAGAAAACCTAGGTACCCCAGACACAATAGAAGGCAAGGGTGGAGCCCTCGTTACACCACAGGATGATTTGCCCAGACTCTGACTGCATGTCAATGTCAGGGAAAGGAGGATATGTCCCAAGCCAGACTGCACAGATGCACACTTGGATGAGGGAACCACTGATGACTATAGCATTTGAGAGTCGGGTCACCATCCATGTTCGCCATGCACTCCCTGGTTTGATGGCTTTGAAGGCCATAACCACAATGAAGGTTTTTGCCAAGATGGCagagacagcaacagaaaatacaACCCCAAAAATTGTTTGTCTTAATCACAGGTGACTGTCCTAGGTTGACCAATGAATATCAATGAGCAAAAGAAACAGAGCATTAGAGAAACAAGCAGAATATAACTGAGATTTTGGTTATTTGTTCTGACAATGGGTGTGTCCCGATAGTAGATAAATAATCCTAAAATTAGAGCTGAGAAGACAAATAAACTTATGGCTACAGAGACCAAAACAGCTCCCAGAGTATCTTCATGGGAcaaaaatgtcataattttaGGAAGACACTGATTTCTCTGCTTATTTGGATACTGATCTTCTGGACACTTGATGCATTGATCCATATCTGAAAGGAAAAGCAGATTGATGTTGACATTCCATCAGTCACTTCCCAAATGATAGTGTGGGAAGTATACCGTGGGTAGAACCATTGTTTAATTCTGAAGGGAATGTGTTGTGGGATAacctttttgtatactgtgaagatgtgtctttgccaggGTGccttcttattggtttaataaaaacctaAATGGCTTTTTGCTGGGCAGTAGGTGTAGGCAAGACAGCTAGATACAGAAGatactgcaaagaaaaaaaaaggtggagttgCCAGATAGACAGAGAGGAATCAGCATGGGAAGTACAGAATGAAGGTAACTGAGCCATATAAAAGAACATAGACTAAAAAAtgtgggttaatgtaagttataagaactagttaggaacaagcctaaactatcagctaagcttttataattaataagtctccatgtggttattttggagctggcaGATGGGGCAGAAAAATCTgactacatacatgtatgtatcattattttagaaataatgcTGAAGGCAATACATTGTAGAGTTGAATATTTTTACTTACagtaaaaaaatgtttgttttgatgAGTTCCTTAAAATACTTCTTTGAATTATAATTAAAACTtgattaaagtaaaaataattttacacttAATTGCCAATGTATAtttattgcatatatttatgttattttatcaaAACATTTAGTAATTTTCTTCTCATGGTATCTTTTTGAAGAAAAGATACAGGTAGAGGTAAGTCTGAATATTTAAAGCTAATGCAGTGAATGGGAAGTCTTATTCTCTAAGCTTAGACACCATTCACTCTGAAGAACACTTGCATGGGGCCTCTCTTTAGTCAGAAAAATAATCGCAGCAAGATACAAtatcacacatctgtaattccagcactcaggaaacagaaacaggactgcctcccagcctggtctacatcgcACATGCCACGCCAGATAGAGCTTCCCAGTGattccttgtctcaaaagaaaagaagagaaggaaaagatgaaagaaaacaattaCATGTTCAACTGTGAGTTTATGTCACAAAAAGTCTTAAAACACCAGTAAAGTATTGATCATTCCATACTGTTAAATTTTCTTCCAAAAAGTGGTTCAAACCAGTTCTTTCCAGTGGTATACATAGGTTGTTTTCAGGGATAATGATTTCCTTATGGTTATTATCAAAAGTTAATATGCTTGGGTATCAGTTTTGTTTACTCTTCCTTTCAATTTTGAAGAATCATCCTTTAACATAAGCAGCTAGAtattggtggtttgaataaaaagggTGCACAGGAAATAATACTGGTTGGACTACTTCCAGAGCATAGATGCAATGTTTCAAAGGTACTATCAAGATGTTTTAGCAGCCACTGAAAAGCTGATGGGCCAAAGAAACTGTACTGAATCCATTGTTAAAGGTGTATGATGAGCCCTGGGTAAATTTAATCCAGTAATGAAACATAATGATAATTGAATGATCTGTGGGTGCAGCTGTATATAGAGCACAtgcctagcatatgtgaggcTTCAGGTTCAAAACCCAACACAAAAATGTGCTCCATGCACAATGATGAAAGGAATATTTTTCTCAACATTGTTTAGAATCACAGAACCTTATCACTCAATTAAACTGATTTGCAGGAAACATAAACTTGTACATTtgcaaactttttaaaattaaagtttttagaCACAGCACAAAAGTTATTGTTCCAGACTCTGAGAAGCATAACTAGTGAAGTACAAGGATAATGTTATACTTAATAGATGTTAGACTACGGAGGAAAAACAGTTCAGTCACATAGACCGGGAAACATCAAGCCTTCTACTGATGTCTGAGAAAATACTTACATGGGGTTGAGAGGAAAAGGACACCACAAGCATATTACGTAGAACCACAAGCACTTAAAAATTATAGTGTCTCTAGAAAGGATGAaggtgaatatattttcttgctgtttatttattaaagtcaAACTGAACTCAGCACAGATGTGCTGAAGACTAAGCTGGACCAGATGCAGGAGCATACTCCTGAAGtcatccaggaggctgaggcaggaggatcactgaagCCCAAGgttttgagaccaacctgggcagCATAGCAAGGctcaatttcaaaataaaacaaacaaaaagcaacagtAAAAATTGGAGTGAAATAAagtttagttgttgttgttttgttttgtttttccaagaaagggtttctgtatgtaggctggccttgaactcccagagattcacttgcctctcaagtgctaggattaaaggcatacaccaccactacTTCACAAGAACTTCTTTTTTAAGTGTTGCAGttagttatataaatataaatgatctCAGGCATTGTATACTCAGCCCCGTCTCACTATGTATTCTTCCATATTCAAGTCATTTCCAGAAATACCTGTCTCATTTGCGATCTCTCCATCTGGGCAAGGCAggcaatcaaaacaacaaaatggctTTCCTTCAAGAGGTGTTTTTCTGAAACCCAGTAGACAACTTGGAGTGCAGACAGCAAAAGGAGCCTGTACAGGAGACATGGGAGGAGGGAGTGAGACAAAAGGCAGAATCCAGATTAGCATCCACAGGGCAGATTTCAGCAGGACTCCTGTGCTAACAGCAGGAACTGCCATGTTTTTAGAGGGTTTGacgcttaaaaatatttttctcttggcATCATATGAactcttactttattttatttaattcacttattattttattataaaaaaaacatcttttacatttaaatatattttgatcataccccCAATCTGTTCTGATCATCTCTttctccctacccatccaacattaagttctttctcaaaaaataaaccaaaatcccaatacaacaataaaaccctccaaacctagaaaataaaatacaacagcaccaaaaaagaaaaccaaatgaaaacaaaacccaccaaattgtaaacaaataaaagccgataaaacaaaaacaaaacctgagttCCCTTATTTGCTGGTCAACTCTTCCTGACATGAGAGCTGCCCTGGAGTGGTTGACATACCCAGTGTTGTTttattagagaaaactgattttccctctccagCAGGATCCCAGAAGACCACAACATCCCCATCACTATGCATCATGTCCATTTTCATCATATCACTGAGATGCTCAGGGTGAATGGTGCCAACAATAAGGGAGATGAATGTGCATAGAGCTTTTTAAATTCAAGTTCAGAATCATCTATTTCCAGAGACTGTTTTTGTCCCCAGATCATCACCTTATTTCTTTCACCTAAGTTAGTTACTTCCACCTAAGCCTTGGCCTCTGTGATCCATCTAGAAAACTGCCTGAGTTGTTCCTTCTTACCAGGAAGGCCAAGGGTCTATTAGATCTTTACCAGGCAATCTAGAGAATTAATCCAAAATGAATCAGTAATTCTTACAatgatttgatgtgggattcccctctgtatgctgtgaataccattaattaataaagaaactgtcttggatcTGCACAGGGATTAGAGGCAGgtgaaaaaaactaaactgaatgtgggaagaaggaaggtggaggcaggaagaagtcatgtagccccactggagccagacagaactttagccggtaagccacagctatgtggcaatatacagattactacaaatgggttaaatttatatgtatgagttaaccaataagaagctagagctaatggaccaagcagtgatttaattaatatggtttctgtgtgattatttcagggctgagcagttgaGAACTAACAAGCGGTCTCCTTATAACAAATTGGCACaccaat includes:
- the LOC119807123 gene encoding LOW QUALITY PROTEIN: vomeronasal type-2 receptor 26-like (The sequence of the model RefSeq protein was modified relative to this genomic sequence to represent the inferred CDS: inserted 4 bases in 3 codons; deleted 1 base in 1 codon) encodes the protein MKLFIAFSLLIRLIVFQEQISCFSLSLPTSPSYYQNGDFVIGGLFSFKVXTRSRIGFESTTYVPDYVYAYLTKHYQHMLAMVFAIEKINKDPNILFNMSLGFSLFSVNFPFPSTHMALHPFLKRGQLGRNTDEENGNKEGLTTMIDILNYQSLPNGTKAQVSIGEFIFEAHSAQHFSLNDELITWGEYYSKAPFAVCTPSCLLGFRKTPLEGKPFCCFDCLPCPDGEIANETDMDQCIKCPEDQYPNKQRNQCLPKIMTFLSHEDTLGAVLVSVAISLFVFSALILGLFIYYRDTPIVRTNNQNLSYILLVSLMLCFFCSLIFIGQPRTVTCXLRQTIFGVVFSVAVSAILAKTFIVVMAFKAIKPGSAWRTWMVTRLSNAIVISGSLIQVCICAVWLGTYPPFPDIDMQSESGQIILWCNEGSTLAFYCXLGYLGFLAVLSLLIAFLARRLPNSFNEAKIIMFSMLVFCVVWISFIPTYLSSKGKTMVTVEILSILASNAGLLTCIFLPKCYVILLRSDDQSRGKFFKTTSFLRQRNLLRCGERSESPFSFLPAAIQSDQHHLLNNMRRLWECGFICASSILLLDLEESENTDCLYLWDTVKGVKRMFFNDCAQHPYLPPPPQAPSCP